TACCACTCCTTGCTCATAGTCACATTTGTCCATTTAGTCATAGACAACTTACAGGGAACACGATGAAGACGTAGTCATGTATATGGTGGAATGAACTTAggtaataaattataaaaagtaGAATACCGGTAATATATTCTTTAGAAAtcaagaagagaaaaaaaattgtataatttagaagtaaaaaattgtattcttattttcaagttagaaatatattttgtgtagTCACCACAAAAAAAAGGTTTTCTAAATACATATTTGTAgcattaaatgcatatataaggttatttacttaatattataCTTGAAGAAGGTAGCATTAAATGCAAAACTTGCCAAATTCAAATTATGTGCTGTACCCTGACTTTTAAGTGGAATCTCCATTGTTTAGACTTATGAGTTCTACTAAGTTTTATGACTTTTCTCTGATGCATTTACAACTGACAAAATGGTGCTATGTACAGATTTCATGCAGTTTGTGTGTTTGATAAATGATGTCAGATTAAAACAAGTTTGAACGTTATGAATTTGTTCTCTTGTTCTATCATCAACTTGATATGCATTACTTAAATATGGCTTGTACCTCTGATATTTAAGTTGAATCAGAATTTTAAATCACAAACCCCAAAAGATACATCATAAATAATGCTACagacatttattttacaacCATTTTATTTGctcattgtaaacatattctaAAATCAAGTATATCAATAACAAATgctgcaatttaaaaaaaatttaacaattgattataaacattcatCACAGAACATCATCTCAGTAATCATTATATATAGGCACTAAACCGGTTATTTTATGGCACATAACATGATTAAAATGTTGTTGATTAATCAGCACATGGAAGTGATCATGAGTTGTATTAATAGGCACTAACGAGTGAACGTCTCTGCTCAGCATGTTCAACTGGAAGCCTCAAAGTATGACCAGCACGTCTGATTTATTAAATTCATGGATACATATTGTTATATGAATCTTGAATACTGATGCAACAGGAATCTCATCTGATTATGCAATCTTAAGTGACTTGAATCCTCAGTTCATCTTCATCAGTTGTTGAACCAGTTTGGCAGACATGACATCTTCAATGGCCAGCCCTTCAAAATTAAGACCATAGCATTTTAAGAAGTTGATGAAAAATGATACACAGTTCATAATAATAAGACAGAATGAGAGTTCACACACCCAATGATTTAAACACTGTGGTTTTCTGGACTTCTGCTTCTTTCACTCCAAGCACCATCTCACCAAGCTCAGCAAAAATGTCAGCCTAAAAGCAAGATGACAGAGCTTATGATATGTTACAATGCAAAGTGCTCAACCGTGAGCCAAAAGGAGGGTattgataaaacatttcaaagtcaCTTCAGTAAACATACCTTGGataaaattacatccccacTCTCTTTCATGGCTGCCTCTCGACTGTCAACATACAGGACACTTGACCTCATTAAATCTGGGTCAATCTCTTGCCAATCTGGACGACATGCACCAACAGCTGAAAGTTAACAGATCATTGTGGAAATAGAAGGaaaagaggcccatgggtcTTAACAGTCACCTGAATGAACTGCAATCCTTCGAAAGCTTGCATGACATAACGCATCTTGACATGAGCAGCAAGAATATACAAGTATATTGTTTAGGGTGgtaatttcaactgttataaATATGtcttatcaattttataaaaagtataaaaaggGTGAAGGGGTTCAACCTAGAGAACTTGCATAATAAATTACTAGATAAGCAGCAAGAACATACAATTTATATGGtgtaagggtggggatctcaatcaTTATCAAGATatttgacaaataataaaaagcaGATGGGGGGAATGACCCTGACTGTTTGCCAAATGTACCTTGACATAAAAGCAACATGATTATAGATCTCtggcattttcatttttattctcaTGAATAATTCATGCCATATTCCCAATTGACTTCTTCACTATTGTGAAAGAAATCTCACCAATCGCTATTTATGCTTCAGTCAGTATATacttacaaaaataatttaccGATGTATTCATTAATTAGTTCCAGATAAGTGAATTAAAGAACCCTACCATTGACATGTGTCCCTGGTTTTACCCAGTCCTTCATCAGTACAGGTGTTGATGATGATGTCACTGTGACAATGACATCAGCATCTTTCACAGCTTCTTGTACACTATCATAGGCTGTTCCTCCCACCTCCCCAGCTAATTTTTCGGCATTTTTCTTTGTTCTACTCCAAATGTTTATCTGTAACAGTTTTTTATATTCAACAAATGATTGACAATTAGttaaatttcatatcattttagaagagaaaaacaagaagaaaatatcacataacTGCTTATTTTTACTGCAGCTGTGAATTTCTACAATTTATAGGGAAACTCgctgttttaaattattaagtgttaattttttatgaatttaattatgcttaaaaattgaaatcaattaGAGGCATAAACTTTTTACAAATTTCATGCCCAATAATAGAATGGAAGGGTTAGCAATAGGGTCACCCGAGtctcataatgaaaaaaaaaacatgcactaGCTGGCTCTTAGTAGTATAACataattttcttcaaatttatccaaactttatttcttaaactagccttacttttttaaaggacTTAATGGAGGACAGAGCCTGAATATGTGAGCGGGCTTGGACTCCAGATCCTAGAACAGCAAGAGTCGAGGCATCTCCAGCAGCAAGATACTGCAAATAAAGAATGGGAATTCACACACCTTCTACCTTCTTCAGTAAAACTTGTATTAGTTTGgccaaaaaaattaaggtttagTTTCTCCGATACCATACAATTACATCAAATGCTGCcacattaatttgttttatttattgcattgaatataatgaatgaaaatgatttattttcctttttctaaTACCGTTACCCCTGTCCGATACCATACATTTTGACAAGTTTTGCCTTTAATGCTAAATACGTATTTTTTGGCTTCTTTGAATAAATGAAGGTCGATTAACTTGTGTGCTTAAAGTATAATGTCAATACTTCAGATTCAATAAAGTCCTATACAGGAACATCTAAGAAATTAAAGTACTTTAGGAAGAATAGTCAGAATAAACTTTTAAGCTACCGGTACATGCATTTCTCTTTGAAGATTATAAGTGTTATGTCATTTCTGGCATGGGGACAGATTAAAAAGTTGaaaacagagagaaagagagagagagagagtttaccTTGGTTGCTACAGCTGATACAGCTGCTGTTCTCATTGTTGTGATCACTTCCCCATCCATTATCTGCAATTcaagaaatataaaaactattttatagGTTCAAGTCACAACCAGTGGagaacacatacatgtagatacaagAAACCCCTGGCTAGTAAAAAATGGGAAACAATTTCTAAGGAGTGttcaaacaaaatatctaaTTCCAAAATAACCTTTGAGTACGAAATaccattacaaaattttgattagcAGAACAAATATTAGGAATTAATaggattccttattttacgcaagtacttaattccgagattcaacggttttccatcaaatcgcgagaacataaaattgtgtcgaaattttatcatagtttcatgttgtttacatatgttcgaaaattaaaagcaagctagattttaaaatttgtgagacgggcttctcgcgattttatgcggacattaattcctcgcgtttaattaggaatttacagtaatcatTAGACTGTATATggacaatatttatattatgttgACTTACTACTTCTGGAATGCCATTGTGGGAATTGAACACAGCAATGATGGCATTGTGAGTGGGAACATCAGTGTTTTGTGGGTAGAATGTGACCAGCTTCACAGCCAGTGCCTGGTCTGTCGAACTGTAGGCCGGCATCACTCCCAGAAACCTGGACAGAGAAAGACAGTGGGGTTACTGTAGAATCGTCATTGTTCCTGGGGGACTAATATTCGTGGCTTTTATGGGTAATccttgcccacgaatttacatctcCACAAActtatataaaatcattttttttatatttatcaaaatataacatattaataaacattaacaatatcatgatacaaaatgatatcataatatacaaaaaattgatacaatatcatattatattttataataatatatgattcAATATTGTACATtgaaacaatagtgtatcatgtCACACAATTCTATATCAaagaatcatgttatatcatttaacaacaaacacatctatcaagcaagtttgagtgaggtaggaggttttttagcatccttgataatggagatcaggctctgcatctgaagctacctctgcgattcaatATAGTAAAATCAACTATATATGCAATTTTGAAATAGCACTATTAtctatattaaacatgtgacccgttcaaaaaattaaatctgaTCCAGCACCCGAAACCTATgtctcagattcagcattcaagcctgtcaggtatcataagacgcaccatccatgcaactTGTTCAACAATTGATGAAgctaggaccagtaataactataagaaatggctatcaaagggcacctgctccaaaaactttaacctggtccaaaaaccttaacctcctccagcatctgaagtTCATGGTTTAGATTCAGAATCCAGGTCTTTCAAGTCTATAAGTAGTTCCatatgcatcatccatgcaagtttggtgaagataggacaagtactGAAGTAATAACTTTGATAAGgatgcaacaaaaactttagccggacgccgacgccgggagTATAGCATATAAGcctccccccacccccaccccaccccaacttcgtctcggtgagctaatcATACGAATTTTTCCGTTCAACACTTCTAATTACAGGTCGGgtacaataaacatgtacatttcatTGACATTTGTTTACCCATTCGCTTCCTTCACACTAACAATGGATCTGACAGGTTGTTCAACatttttgcttgaaaacttttttagtGCAGACTCCATTTGTGGTATAAGTTCACTGAAGTGCAATACCCGCTTGACATCTTCAGCTGGTATAAATTTGATGTCCATATTTTCAACTAGTCCGAGTCACGTGATTAACATGTGCTTCAGAAGTCGACTCTTCACAAAAAGGAggtaataatttaaaatacaacATGGCGGAGCGGGAAAGAGATATACAAACGTGTGTAAGTATTTTTGCTCAATTTCTCTCGTGAATTACTAACATCAGGAAAACAAACATGTAAAAGCAATAAGATTTAATTAGATTTCAAAACTAAACACTTATGTACTTAGATATAGAGACCTAAATGCCCTTTTTTGATTCTCAAGTGTTCAGAGGATTCAATATATCGTTCATCAAAGTTGTTTCTCTTTAGTGTATTTCAGATACATCGTGTCAGTTTGGACTGCAGTCTGTTTGGGGCACCGGGAACcaattatttttgtttcctGGCAAAAACCCTCTTCTCTCCAATGGTAAGTTCTGGAATTGCAACATATCTTAatctaaattgaaattaaaacatgtattttcattatatttataaaggatttttcattataaaggatatgaatatttactttaaaaccTAAAATCACATTAAGGTTTTCTCAGCAATCCAATGAATTAATTGAATTATTGGTTTAAGGTCAAAATTAAGTAAATGAGAGGAGCATACAGATTTCAGAATTTCAAGTAAATAACTACAGCTTGAATTTTTAAGGTGTACTAGGGCTAGAGATAAACAAGtcacatttttaattgtcattttcaattcaatataaaagaaaagagcTGCAAATCTCAGAGTTCTCCAGTTTTTGACAATTGAAAAATTTCAGGAATTTCTCTACAAAACGGCTTATAGAATGTTCTTGACctcttctttaaaatgatattgaacaTAGGTATCGGGTTACTTTTTATAGGATTTAAATGGATTGTCAACTAAACGagttattttctatatatttcccTTATACTCATAAagtattgaaaaaagaaatatctaatCAATTACTATGATGTCATAATGgatctagcaccaaaaagactcTGAAATCATTTACTACCGGtaaattttgataatgaaattcTAGAAATCTACACCAGCAATAACAAAATAGACACAAGTATGGAGAAACTTTAGAGATGATTACCTGGTACTGTGTGGATTAGCCCTTTTGAAGCATGTTTTTCATACATTTAGAACGAAGACCCGCCACTGGTAAAAATGAACAGATTCGTGAAGTACAGTGGGACATCGATCTGCACCACCCTGTTCTCAGAAAAATGGTCAACGATTCACACAGTAAGAACTTGCAAATGCAATGGTGTGATAGTGTGATTTTGTATATTAGAGTTTTAGACCCCTGAAATTACATGTCAGTAATTAAGATAAATCCATCAAAATATTGTCTCTGAAACCAATATTACGGGAGATCATTTGATATCTTCATTTGTTAT
This portion of the Magallana gigas chromosome 7, xbMagGiga1.1, whole genome shotgun sequence genome encodes:
- the LOC105347352 gene encoding ketimine reductase mu-crystallin, with translation MDIKFIPAEDVKRVLHFSELIPQMESALKKFSSKNVEQPVRSIVSVKEANGFLGVMPAYSSTDQALAVKLVTFYPQNTDVPTHNAIIAVFNSHNGIPEVIMDGEVITTMRTAAVSAVATKYLAAGDASTLAVLGSGVQARSHIQALSSIKSFKKINIWSRTKKNAEKLAGEVGGTAYDSVQEAVKDADVIVTVTSSSTPVLMKDWVKPGTHVNAVGACRPDWQEIDPDLMRSSVLYVDSREAAMKESGDVILSKADIFAELGEMVLGVKEAEVQKTTVFKSLGLAIEDVMSAKLVQQLMKMN